Proteins found in one Arachis stenosperma cultivar V10309 chromosome 8, arast.V10309.gnm1.PFL2, whole genome shotgun sequence genomic segment:
- the LOC130945663 gene encoding replication factor A protein 1-like, producing the protein MASTYNYLKDVDASDDNLIYRIKLRVLKIWSLSPAQQKYVRPTLEFVAMDQLGDRIQCSIRNPQRRLFEDELLEGKIYTISNFSVAVNDKKYKATNHASRIYFKRDTQLRLVDDPSFPENVFRFVPNEVILNHTNAQSHLIDVIGLLMAKGDIIEFTKNGKKSNYIVLELDDMQGKGKIRCTLWEEFASKLVKHIQEQPTSEYILIVQFAKFNLFKGSMGISNTSYNSNLYINADFQAVKDFRKSVIMSGVPPPNQLSQIATEPVYSIEEDLIDKSIYKSISELKECIENGSFVTIGTVVAIDPKNGWWYKSCKHCFHSLKEAENSYHCAKCDTYPTIHTPRYSINIKVVDDTDSAAFLLYDKEASKFLGISASDLRLAQLTRGGTNEEYPIELNSFTGKKFIFKVSVKMEDLNSFQPCKIIVMKLCGDMSVISKFIQKHDIYQDTCSPSVEILVGDTNEGYSTPTRNIVSGGWTKQLIDLCPDSAEGSSIKCRKLKDGQVAGVDKPHQD; encoded by the exons ATGGCAAGCACCTACAACTACTTGAAGGATGTGGATGCATCTGATGACAATTTGATCTATAGGATCAAGCTGAGGGTATTGAAAATCTGGTCACTGTCCCCTGCCCAGCAGAAATACGTAAGACCAACTTTGGAGTTTGTGGCAATGGACCAGCTG GGAGATCGCATCCAATGTTCCATTAGGAATCCACAGCGGAGGCTGTTTGAGGATGAGTTGCTGGAGGGAAAAATATATACCATCAGCAACTTTTCAGTTGCcgttaatgataaaaaatacaAGGCCACTAATCATGCTAGCAGGATTTACTTTAAGAGGGATACTCAACTTCGACTGGTTGATGATCCATCCTTTCCTGAGAATGTCTTCCGATTTGTTCCCAACGAAGTCATACTCAATCACACCAACGCTCAGTCGCATCTTATAG ATGTCATTGGTCTTCTGATGGCCAAGGGTGACATAATTGAATTTACtaaaaatggaaagaagagCAACTACATCGTTCTGGAGCTTGACGACATGCA GGGAAAAGGAAAAATTCGCTGTACGCTTTGGGAGGAGTTCGCAAGTAAGTTGGTAAAACATATTCAAGAGCAGCCGACGTCTGAGTATATCCTAATTGTACAATTCGCAAAGTTCAATCTATTTAAAG GTTCAATGGGGATATCAAATACCAGCTATAATTCAAATCTTTACATCAATGCGGACTTTCAGGCGGTAAAGGATTTTCGTAAAAG TGTCATCATGTCCGGTGTTCCACCGCCAAATCAACTCTCCCAGATAGCGACTGAACCTGTATACTCCATTGAGGAAGATCTCATTGACAAGTCAATATATAAATCCATTTCTGAGCTCAAGGAATGCATTGAG AATGGGAGCTTTGTTACAATTGGAACTGTTGTTGCAATCGATCCTAAGAACGGTTGGTGGTACAAAAGTTGCAAACATTGTTTCCATTCTCTGAAGGAGGCCGAGAACTCATACCACTGCGCCAAATGCGACACATATCCCACCATTCACACTCCACG GTATAGCATTAATATTAAGGTTGTTGATGACACTGATTCGGCTGCATTTCTGCTGTATGACAAAGAAGCTTCCAAATTTCTTGGGATCTCAGCTTCTGATCTCAGACTTGCACAACTGACCAGG GGTGGCACCAATGAGGAATACCCGATAGAGCTTAATTCCTTTACGGGGAAAAAATTTATCTTCAAAGTCTCCGTGAAGATGGAGGATCTTAACTCATTCCAACCGTGCAAGATAATTGTCATGAAGCTTTGTGGGGACATGTCTGTCATATCAAAATTTATTCAGAAGCATGACATATATCAG GACACATGTTCACCCTCTGTTGAGATTTTGGTCGGCGACACTAATGAGGGTTACTCAACTCCAACGAGAAACATTGTTAGTGGCGGATGGACTAAACAGCTTATTGATCTCTGTCCGGATTCTGCCGAAGGATCATCTATAAAGTGTAGGAAATTGAAGGATGGCCAGGTTGCTGGTGTTGATAAACCCCATCAGGATTAG